A window of Lycium ferocissimum isolate CSIRO_LF1 unplaced genomic scaffold, AGI_CSIRO_Lferr_CH_V1 ctg21844, whole genome shotgun sequence genomic DNA:
catttgtacagGTCTTTGTAGAGTCGGgttatatgtctttgtgcggttgttcgaagttagaaCTTTGCGGACGGTCGTGGGTCTAGTGTGTCGgttttgaaaatggttccaccAGCCGATGCATTTTTatcatacattatgttacgagcccttatgtttgattgtgtttaattggaaacgacaaaaagttttcaaagttttactatgtattttattttgtttaatctaaAAGTCCAAAGAAAGTATGCGTGTGATaggagtcggcgggttcgctcggctccgaatatggggtcgggtgcccatcacaccctagtaagatcggggtgtgacaatttttcatcaaaacaagaagccatattaaaatcacattaccttctaAGTCAGCCCACaagcaactacaacttcaacttgagttatAAAACCTTCATTTTCGTCATACAATCCATAACGATAATAACCAAAACACTAGCTAACATTAGTTCGACATGGCTGCCCCAAACCAGCCCCTTACACGGCCAAATTACCAATACTCACGGCTAGACTACAACATACCAACTTtcattaattttattcatttattcatcacatagtccataacataacaatcaaaatgctacataaacTTAACTCTTCACTCCTATACCATATAACATACACACGACTTCACACACCAACATCttcatttcatgaattccattcatctcaACACACTATCACACGTccacaaccatgcataacatatgaaaaacaagattgcaccttaccttttccttcaactcccACTCGGCTAGGAACTTCTTTTGCAAGAACGGATAGTTTTCTCcttccaacaactcctccacgtcgtaaaggaccttctaattagtgggaaaacaagaaggaaataattttccatgatcaactcCCGCTTTGTTCGGCCGACTTGTTAAGGCtgctctcttctctcctttcttctcttttcttgaattttctagaattaaaatgaTGAGAAATGGTCTTCTTGAccactacacacacatatatatttattcatggcaCATGGCTGATCATGTGCAGCCCCCCTTGGACGTTTTTCTCCCtccttttttctccatttttcttcaattttctagatttttctttttctttccctccaagtttcttgaatttttttctaataataaaagatgaattccatgcattacttagtcatcttttaatcactTGTGTTATGCACCCATAtgggccatagcccaccttgaattttttcaacaagtcatgcataaaaatttccaattccaagtttgcccttaaatttccatgacaataatattttaaaacgaCTTGCGCATTGCCAAAAACCggaaaaatgaccttgccctcaACCCCGCAATATTCCAACGtataaaaatgcgggatataacgaCATGACATTACCTTatcaagtatattatgatgcacGCAAACGCTACTTTTAGGCGGTCActtcattttcaattttcatccttatgccctcacaaaGACCAACGAATGTcccaacaaacatatataccataAGAACGGGGACGAAGACGAAAGAGAGAAGAacaacactcacactcacaaagaacttcacatctacacatgcaaataccatatgcttgcccttattttctatgttttcatcctaggctcgtttggttgtgatcacattagggcttgttttggcttgtaatgtaggcttagggacgggtaggatacttttggatattagtgactcaccctccttgaacactacaacatctcttcaccgtaattcacctcttttctttccaccCCCTTTATCTCCTTTCAAGTTTTCGACCTCGATGTGATTTTATTCCTAACCACTTCGcaaatctttttgtgttaccattttttgataaatatttttttttcttttatatatatatacaactatcACATCGAGTCTCCACTAGCaacctccaccacccccaacttatgtttttaacatctatTTCACATTTAATTCACCCCGGCAGGCATTGCTCGCTTATCATCTCGTAGCATCAAGGAGGGGAACGGGTGCGAAAGGCGGGTTATTGCACAACGGGAATGGTTTTCACGATTGGCTagtcaagaaaaaggtcaaCGAGGCTCAAAAGGGGAAACTAGGGATACTTTCACTTTTGGTAAGGCGtatttaggcaaagtgactatttacaaaaggaaagcctaagatcatttcacaaCCAACTCGTTTTCGAATTTCAAACAAgaccaaccgggcaagttctagattatacatgcataaacagaatcaactaacaactcacacacacattggcataaggacaattatttttacacgTGTGACCTCCTGAGTAGTCATTCatcacacacaataccccaataatcataatgtcatataaagaatcaatcatgtcaacCGATAACTGTCTTACGTATgcatttttcaataattttcgAGGGGttctaaaatttcaaacaaatcataacacatgcCATCAGTTACAGAATAacaccaaataagtcaaaattacTCTACTCAACCTaaacaacatcctaaacatgccagtttcaacaaaataaatccctctcaggaaaagaactctggcaaagaaaagccgagggggtcctaaacacatatatacaatattcacaataaaTAAACACATAGCCCACCCCCAACTAAATAGCATGCATTGTCCCCaaggcatgaaaataagcaAAGAAAAGGGATAGGGCTACCTGAAACGCTCATGCGTCTCCGCACGAGGGTGGCACCGCCTCGGTGGTGGTATCCGGTCTTTCTGCGCATTTGGAACGGTGGTACCAGCAGTGGCTGCGTCGGACCGAGCGTCTTGTCGCTGCCCTGGATCCGTGGTACTAGCCACAGCCGGTATCACAACCGGGCTTTCGTCATCTCGACGGGAGGGCATGGGTTTGGATGACGCCCTCGTAAAATGGGTCTCCTCAAGAGAGCGTCTCTGCACCTTTCGAAACTGCACGTCCTCTTCCTTTGTCTTCctcctcatcatcatcctcGTCGTCTTCCCTCGGCCTTTTGCTAGTAGTCCGAGGTGGGGAATCATCTCCCAGCAAATTAACATCAGGCAACAGGGAGGCTAAGTCTAGCGTCTGAGCTTGTGGCGGGGTTGCAGTCGCAAGTCCCTCTTTAACCTTCAACGCTAGCAAATCTgttttcaatttcatcaattctgTCTGCATTGTCCCTAGATCGACTGTAGGGCTTACCTTCTCAAGCTCCAAAATCCGCCGCTCAAGTCCATCAATCCGAGAATGGATGAGTTTATGAGAATCCTCCCACTTCTTCCTTGCGGGCTCCAAGGCTGTTGCCACCCGTTTATCTATGTAACCCTGCAGCTGTCCCATCAAGTTAGCAACACAGCGGTGCATGCATGCCTTTCACAAACGCATCATGGAAATTTTGAGCATTAAACTGTATCATAACACCACCAGGCAAAGCTGTAGAAGCTGAGGCCACATGGCTGCTCTGAGGGGTAGGAGTGCTGTGAACAGCTGGAGTAGCCTGGGAAGAGGGCCCTGCAGAGGCACCCGGGGTGCCTGACATGGACTGAGCTGATGTGTCTGCGGCAGTCGGCCCTTCCTGCGATGTTTCGGGAGCTGGTAGCTCGTACACAGTGGCTCGAAACGAGCGGCCAGGCGCGCGAGCTCTCTAGGCACATACGAAGTAGGATGAATGTCCCCATCTCTGCTCTTCCAGAGATCATACACACTCTTGGCTTGTAACCGATGATCTCGGTGTGCATACTGATCTACCTTTGCCCATAAGCATCCTTGTTGTAATGAGGCGAGGGGATATGCGAGGGACAACTCCTTGGCCATTGCTCTCTGATGAATTTGTTGAACCACCAACTCCCCCACATTGATGTTGTACCTTGACATGATGGCAGCTACTAGTATGGCCCGCTCAACCGGCAACGTGTTATCTGCCTGACTGGGGAATAGCCAATGGATCAACACACTCCACCAAAATTTTCCTTCCACTGACAAATTTGCTTTCTTTACCGGTACCGAAGTGTTTTTACTCCACTCAGGGGAGCCCCTTGCTATCACCGAAGCAACCCATGGTAACTCAGCCAGTTTATCGTTCTGATCGCCACCCAACCTGTATTTAAGCTCATCTGTGTTTGGCGGTGGTACATAATCGGGGCCAAAGTAGAAACGATTGATTGTCTCAGGGGAGATATTAATTCGCTGGCCTCGAACTGTCACTTCTGTCAACGGGGGTGGCTTCTTCTTCCTAAGCTGAACAGGCTTGAAGGTATTTTTCACTTCCGCCGCATAATTTGCATAGAATTCCCGTACTAGAGATGAGATGTACTCCCCTGCAGGGTGGCTAATGAAGTTCCACTGATGGTGGTCAAGAGTAGCAAGAATACGTGGAAAACCCTCCAGTCTGTCTAGGCTAATTCGTTTCTCCTCATGGATGCTTTTCTTCGGACCacctccttctttctcttcgaGCCCCTGATCATATATTTCTTTAGAGCCTTGCACAGAAAATCTAATACTGTGCTCAGATCTTTCCTTCATTCGGATTTCCTGCAGCCTGGCAGCCTCCACTTCATCTTCCGAGCTACTAGATGATGTAGAAGTGCCCCTCTCTTCAGACTGGGAGGACACTTATACCTGAGTAGCACCCCTAGCTCTGGTGACTCGTGCTGCCAGCGGCTCATCATCCCCTGCACTAGATGCTCCTTGGTCGGGCTCATCACGGAGCCCCCGGCGACTTTGAGCTCTGTCACTGCTTCTACCTCGTGAAGTAGTCGGAGTACCTCCTTGAACCTTGGGAGGCATACCTGAGAAAAGCATGTCAGTGTCAGCTGTAACTTATGCCcaaatgtatatataaatttttttcttttttctttctttgtaaaACCATTTGACGATGGTGTTTTATGATCCGTAGAATttcctacggtccgtcaaaccTACCGTCAAATGGTATCAGAGAGTGTGTTGTGGTTGGACCATTTGACGATGAAGTTTGACGATCCGTCAAACCTAccgtcaaatggtcacagtgCATTACACTGACTTCACAACTTTGACGACACCttttgacggaccgtataaatttctACGGTCCATCAAACCTCCTATCACATTCTTCTACTCAGTTCATGTCGTTCATTGTTACACTCGACTCTTCAATGCACAACCAAGGTTATACATCACGGCATATTTGTAGAACTCATATAAAGCcggggttactcagacttcacccttTTTGCTATAAATTTTGGTCTAGGCATTTCATCGAACAGTTGGCGGGCATAACATTGATTGAATCCAAAAACCTTGAACACAATCATTGAAATGCCCTCCAACCCATCAATACCATCATTTATGAGTTCATCAATATCCCTTTTTATGCACAAACCCCACCCCCAACATATATTCTGAATTATGGAACCCATTGCCCAGTGATGATCACATAAACAGAGAATTACATACCTGTTTGGTTGTTGGAAGGGGTAGTATAGCACAACAATCACAAATCTCTCTTACGGGACCTTAGTCTGTCGAGGAACAACCAGCACCCAACAGAAGAGagaatatttttgtttttgttcgtttgtaattttttttttctttttgtatttttctaaGATGGCTGGGAGTTTGTGGGAAGGGAAAAGAGAAGGTTTTAAATAGGGAGAAGTGGTGAGGATACGTGGGGCGTAAGATCAGGGATTTGGGTGGGAGGCGTTATGAGGATTTATGATTTAGTGGGAGAGGGAATGTTTTTGAGTGGGAAAGGGAAAGGTTTATGATTTAAACTCCCAACCACCTATTACGGCTTATCTTACtcttttgaaaaggaaaaaccaAAAATTACCGTAAAAGAAATTTACGGATCGTATAGATTTTTACGGCCCTTCCTACGGTGTGAACACTTACCTGGGATACGAACTGGCAACCTTCACCTTTGGGATACTTTTACGCTTagtttgacggaccgtagatATTTATACGGTCGTCAAATGTAGGCGTAAACGTGTCACAGTGAACAGATTTCTCTTATGCCATTAAATGTTCCATTTTACCATCCGGCAAAATTTTGACGGTCCATCTAATGTACCGTCTAACGATCACGCGTTGAGGACTACGGGGCGACTTCATTACTGCGCTTcctttgacggaccgtataaaatttgacggaccgtaaaatGCGCATAAAATTTCCATCGgcgtttttattttgttttacttcTTCCTCCCACGGGTCATATCCGCACCACAACAAACATTACCCTATATGCTGCAAACAAAACAGAAcgaaaaataaacattacacttgggttgcctcccaagaagcgcttgatttaacgtcgcggcacgacggtggTGACCATTCACTCCTTATCAGTGTGCACCAGATCGTTGTTCGTTCCAAGGTGCTTCAACCTGTATCGATCAACAATCCTATCCTCCGAAACCATCCCGTGGTAGTGCTTCAATCTCTGCCCATTCACTttaaatgtccgagttccaTCTCCGGACTTTAACTCAATCGCTCCATGGGGTGAAACACCTACCACCTCAAACGGACCAGACCATCTCGATTTAAGCTTACCAGGAAGCAACTTCAATCGGGAGTTAAACAGCAACACAGGATCACCTTTGTAAAATTCTCGCTTCAAGATCTTCTTATCATGGTAATGCTTCATCCTTTCTTTATACAGTGCTGCACTCTCATATGCCTGGTACCGaaactcatccatctcatttaATTGGAACAACCTGAGTTTGGTTGCTTCCTCCCAATCCATATTCAGTTTTTTCAAAGCCCACATAGCCTTGTGCTCAAGTTCAACCGGCAAGTGACAAGCTTTTCCGAATACAAGCTTGAAGGGTGAAGTCCCAATCGGAGTCTTGAAGGCAGTCCGGtatgcccatagagcatcatcgagcttgcgggCCAATCGGTTCTATTTGCATTGCTGTTTTTGCTAGAATACTCTTGATCTCCCTATTGGACACTTCAACTTGCCCACTcgtctgaggatgataaggtgTTGCCACCCTATGTTTTACTCCATATTTCTCCATGAATCCCGCAAAAGCTTTATTGCAAAAGTGGGATCCACCATCGCTGATTATAGCTCTCGGAGTACCGAAGCGAGTGAATATGTTCTTCTTAAGGaaccccatgacactcttggcttcattattaggtaaagccactGCTTCTACCtattttgacacataatccTGACAACGAgaatgtatttcatgccaccCAACTCACAAAGGGTCCCATGAAGTCAATCCCCCGGACATCGAACAACTTCCACCTccataacaaaattcataggcatctcttgccttctGCCTATGTTCCCTTGCCTCTGACATTGGTCACAAGACCGCACCAATAAATTTGCATCATGAAATATGGTCGGCCAGTAGTAACCACATTCAAGTACCTTAGCTGCAGTCCGAGTTccactatgatgacccccaACAGGAGAGTCATGGCATGCCTTTAGAATCGCCATCACTTCACTTTCCTCGAACACATCGCCGAATGATGTTGTCGGCGCATGTTCGGAACGGATAAGGCTCGTCCCGAGTAGGCATCGAGCCGAGCATCCCgcaagaatttcttcttttggtatgctTTGATATCTTCTGGAATTATACCTGTGACCAAATAATTTGCAATATCAGCATACCAAGGCGCCACCTCCATGTGCACAGCCAACACCCTCTCATCCGGAAAAGCATCATCTATGTCAAGCTCCTCAGAGGGTCTCCCAGCCTCTTCAAGGCGAGAGAGATGGTCAGCAACCTGGTTTTCAGTGCCCTTGCGATCTTTTACCTCAAAGTCAAACTCTTGCAGCAGCAGCACCCATCTGATCAGTCGCGGCTTTGCTTCCTTCTTTGCCATGAGATATCTCAAGGCTGCATGATCAGTGTAAACCACGACTTTGGACCCCAACAAATAGGcccgaaacttctcaaaagcaaacaCAATGGCAAGCAGCTCTTGCTGCATCCTTGTGTAATTCATAAAGGTAGCATTCAGTATTCTGCTTGCATAatagatcgggtgcataattttattgtgcctctGCCCAAGCACAGCACCTATTGCAAAACCACTAACATCATACATTAGTTCAAATGGCAAGGACCAGTCAGGAGCAACAATAATAGGGGCAGTAGTAAGACGCTCTTTCAACTCATCAAACGCCTTTCGGCACTTATCATCAAAAGCAAACTTCGCCtccttttcaagaagcttgcacatggggttagcaatcttggagaaatctttgatgaagcgcCTGTAGAACCCAGCGTGTCCCAAGAAACTGCGGACACCTTTGACTGAGATAGGTGGTGGAAGTTTTGCAATTACATCAATTTTCGCTTGATCtacctcaattcccttttcagagattttgtgaccaaggacgatcccttccttcaccataaaatggcacttctcccaatttagaaCGAGATTGGTCTCCTCACACCTTTTTAGCACTTGACCCAGATGGCCAAGACACTCTTCAAACGAATCCCCTACCACAGAGAAATCATCCATGAACACCTCTAAGTAATCCTCCACCATATCAGAGAAAATTGACATCATGCACCTCGAAAGTGGGCCggtgcattacacaacccaaaTGGCATCCGGCTAAATGCAAATGTCCCATAAGGACATGTAAAAGTAGTCTTCTCCTGATCTTCCAAAGCAATATTGATCTGATTGTAGCCCGAATAACCATCAAGGAAAAAATAGTAGGACCGCCCTGCTAGCCTATCAAGCatctgatcaataaaaggcatgggGAAATGATCCTTGCATGTGGCTGAATTGAGCTTGCGATAATCCATGCAAACTTTCCATCCGGTCACGGTTCTCGTTGGGAttaactcattctttgcatttggCACTACAGTGATGCCGCCCTTTTTAGGAACACATTGGATGGGCTCACTCCATTTACTATCGAAGAATCGGGTAAACCACTCCGGATCTAACCACTTGATGATCTCCTTCTTGACTACCTCTTGCATGTTTTCGTTCGGTCGCCTCCGATGCTCTACACTTGGTTTGCTACCTTCCTCAACTGAATTTTGTGCTCCCACGGATCCCGGATGGAATACCcgaatgtctgctatggtccaCCCAATAGCACGCCTGTACTCCTCAACACCTCCAGCTTTGTAAATACGCTCCTCGTCGGTAGAGTCGAGTACA
This region includes:
- the LOC132043178 gene encoding uncharacterized protein LOC132043178, with the translated sequence MDWEEATKLRLFQLNEMDEFRYQAYESAALYKERMKHYHDKKILKREFYKGDPVLLFNSRLKLLPGKLKSRWSGPFEVVGVSPHGAIELKSGDGTRTFKVNGQRLKHYHGMVSEDRIVDRYRLKHLGTNNDLVHTDKE